In a genomic window of Mucilaginibacter sp. KACC 22063:
- a CDS encoding ATP-binding response regulator has translation MINQTKIQILAVSLLSLIGLCLFLAIIYLFNIDQFLFIRLLIFLTLYITAFLLLLYKTPWTYAGHFLMLTLTALIWTGTVLFRQSVNISTIQQNLLVLTISYYTLGDKWGTIYSSINIVPTLLLIIADRYFPNSIEVQTVNVNNLSYVIAVTFNFLLLMYIHYRFLKAYKISNLKEKRLKEHLQKAVIAAEELASAKTNFLSTMSHELRTPLNAVIGMTNILMVEDPKPEQIENLNILYFSAENLMATINDILDFNKIDSSTIILSEDTFSITDLMLNVYGTFKTVAREKGIEFNCNPDNELKALHVKGDQARLTQILFNLVGNALKYTSKGFVIMDALVTNLTDNHVTVKFSVEDTGIGIPADRHNRVFEPFIQTQHRSSRQHHGTGLGLTIAKRLIDLHNGDLAFTSIEGVGTVFTFTITYAIAHDAARKEIVTITRSSLLKDLRVLIAEDERINVLVMKKILKNWEITPDVAVNGQEALHAVINNDYDVVLMDINMPVMDGFEAARRIRDIDDKRKSGIPIIAVTASLEAALEQISTFKYIDDCILKPFRPEHLKEKLEQVRR, from the coding sequence ATGATTAACCAAACCAAAATCCAGATACTGGCTGTATCACTTTTATCACTTATCGGCTTGTGCCTGTTTTTAGCTATAATTTATCTTTTTAATATAGATCAGTTCCTCTTTATAAGGCTGTTGATCTTTCTTACTTTATATATCACTGCATTCCTGTTACTGCTTTATAAAACACCCTGGACCTACGCCGGGCATTTTTTAATGCTTACACTAACAGCGCTGATATGGACCGGCACTGTGCTGTTCAGGCAGTCTGTAAATATTTCTACCATACAGCAAAATTTGCTGGTGTTAACCATAAGTTACTATACGTTGGGCGATAAATGGGGCACCATTTATTCGAGCATCAATATTGTACCTACGCTATTGTTAATTATTGCAGACCGATATTTTCCTAATTCTATTGAAGTACAGACTGTTAATGTCAATAATTTAAGCTATGTAATAGCGGTAACATTTAATTTTTTGTTACTGATGTATATCCATTATAGGTTTCTGAAAGCTTATAAGATCAGTAATTTAAAAGAAAAACGACTTAAGGAACATCTTCAAAAAGCGGTAATAGCAGCCGAAGAGCTGGCTTCGGCTAAAACTAACTTTTTATCAACTATGTCGCATGAATTGCGAACGCCATTGAACGCAGTTATCGGCATGACCAATATTTTAATGGTGGAAGACCCCAAGCCAGAGCAGATAGAAAATCTTAATATCCTCTATTTTTCTGCAGAAAACCTGATGGCAACTATAAACGACATCCTGGATTTTAATAAGATTGATAGTAGTACCATTATACTTTCTGAAGATACTTTTTCAATTACCGACCTGATGCTTAATGTATACGGTACATTTAAAACTGTAGCACGTGAAAAAGGGATAGAATTTAATTGCAACCCAGACAATGAGTTGAAAGCACTGCATGTAAAAGGTGATCAGGCCCGCTTAACTCAGATTTTGTTTAACCTGGTAGGTAACGCACTTAAATATACATCAAAAGGCTTTGTAATTATGGATGCCTTGGTTACAAATTTAACCGACAACCATGTAACCGTAAAATTCAGTGTCGAAGATACAGGCATAGGCATTCCTGCAGACAGGCACAACAGGGTATTTGAACCTTTTATACAAACACAGCATCGCAGCAGCAGGCAGCACCATGGTACTGGTTTGGGTCTTACCATTGCTAAGCGTTTAATAGATCTGCATAATGGCGACCTGGCATTTACAAGTATAGAAGGCGTAGGTACTGTTTTTACTTTTACCATAACCTATGCTATTGCCCATGATGCTGCCCGAAAAGAAATTGTAACGATTACAAGGTCATCGCTTTTAAAAGATCTGAGGGTGTTAATTGCCGAAGATGAAAGGATAAATGTGCTGGTGATGAAAAAAATATTGAAAAATTGGGAAATAACGCCAGATGTTGCCGTTAATGGTCAGGAAGCTTTACATGCTGTCATAAATAATGACTATGATGTAGTGCTGATGGATATAAACATGCCCGTAATGGATGGCTTTGAAGCCGCAAGACGAATCAGGGATATTGATGATAAAAGAAAATCCGGGATACCAATTATTGCAGTAACCGCTTCGCTTGAAGCCGCCTTAGAACAAATAAGCACCTTCAAATATATTGACGATTGCATACTGAAACCTTTCAGGCCAGAGCACTTAAAAGAAAAGTTAGAACAAGTTAGAAGGTAA